Proteins from one Candidatus Methanomethylicota archaeon genomic window:
- a CDS encoding nucleotidyltransferase domain-containing protein, giving the protein MVREWKPYVEKIAKAAKQLLPDAEVYVFGSVVRGEAVGGSDVDILIKSDNLPNDNFGRARLKLKIEEICNLPPYHPFEIHLANSQEMKFYARIKELTKIE; this is encoded by the coding sequence ATGGTTAGGGAGTGGAAGCCATATGTGGAGAAGATAGCGAAGGCAGCTAAACAATTATTGCCCGATGCAGAAGTCTACGTTTTTGGTAGCGTAGTCCGTGGTGAAGCTGTTGGTGGGAGCGATGTAGACATACTCATAAAGTCAGACAATCTCCCAAATGACAATTTTGGCAGAGCAAGACTCAAATTGAAAATAGAGGAAATATGCAATCTTCCACCATACCACCCATTCGAAATACACCTAGCCAACAGCCAAGAAATGAAATTCTACGCAAGAATAAAGGAACTCACAAAAATAGAATAA